One Aegilops tauschii subsp. strangulata cultivar AL8/78 chromosome 7, Aet v6.0, whole genome shotgun sequence genomic window carries:
- the LOC109786266 gene encoding uncharacterized protein, with product MGRRSSAPPVGTGEPLLPEVRKCVSGGARMQRSLSRADDELQWFRSCLRWVCMDHSAPGRAALSWLLFLLLAVAVPAVAHFVIAFRPSRRPFDAVVQVSLSAASGASFLCLSSSFRRIGLRRLLYLDKLRTNSDRVRLNYTARLAFSFRLLASLVAPCFAAEAAYKAWWYATSADRLPFFANDVLSDVLACSLEMASWMYRSAIYLLTCVLFRLICHLQGLRLEDFAGSLLVEVEEGRMGVERVLREHLDIRKQLKVISHRFRRFIVAALLIGTASQFASVLLTTRHDSIDDLLHTGELALCSVVLMSGLIIILSSAAKITHQAQALTGQTTKWHACCTIEPVPDDEIDPGSNQNSMLEEYPEDESDCESSEETGDEDMLENTKFLQPHTHVISFQKRQALVTYLENNKAGITVFGFTLDRSYLHTIFMLEWTLFLWLLGKTVGFS from the exons ATGGGCCGGCGGTCCAGCGCGCCGCCGGTGGGGACGGGGGAGCCGCTGCTGCCGGAGGTGCGGAAGTGCGTCAGCGGCGGCGCGAGGATGCAGCGGTCGCTCTCGCGGGCGGACGACGAGCTGCAGTGGTTCCGGTCGTGCCTGCGGTGGGTGTGCATGGACCACTCCGCCCCGGGCCGCGCCGCGCTGTCCTGGctgctcttcctgctcctcgcCGTGGCCGTCCCGGCCGTCGCGCACTTCGTCATCGCCTTCCGCCCCTCGCGCCGCCCCTTCGACGCCGTCGTGCAGGTCTCGCTCTCCGCCGCCTCCGGCGCCAGCTTCCTctgcctctcctcctccttccgccGCATCGGCCTCCGCCGCCTGCTCTACCTCGACAAGCTGCGCACCAACAGCGACCGCGTCCGGCTCAACTACACCGCCCGCCTCGCCTTCTCCTTCCGCCTCCTCGCCTCCCTCGTCGCGCCCTGCTTCGCCGCCGAGGCCGCCTACAAGGCCTGGTGGTACGCCACCTCCGCCGACCGCCTCCCCTTCTTCGCCAACGACGTCCTCAGCGACGTCCTCGCCTGCTCCCTCGAGATGGCCTCCTGGATGTACCGCAGCGCCATCTACCTCCTCACCTGCGTCCTCTTCCGCCTCATCTGCCACCTCCAGGGCCTCCGCCTCGAGGACTTCGCCGGCTCCCTGCTCGTCGAGGTGGAGGAAGGCAGGATGGGGGTGGAGCGCGTCCTCAGGGAGCACCTCGACATCCGCAAGCAGCTCAAGGTCATCAGCCACCGCTTCCGCAGGTTCATCGTCGCCGCGCTGCTCATCGGCACCGCCAGCCAGTTCGCCTCCGTGCTCCTCACCACCCGCCACGACTCCATCGACGACCTCCTCCACACCGGCGAGCTCGCG CTATGTTCAGTTGTGCTCATGTCCGGGCTCATCATAATCCTGAGCAGCGCCGCCAAGATCACTCACCAGGCGCAGGCCCTCACGGGCCAGACCACCAAGTGGCACGCCTGCTGCACCATCGAGCCGGTCCCGGACGACGAGATAGATCCGGGATCCAACCAGAACTCCATGCTGGAAGAGTACCCCGAGGACGAGAGCGACTGCGAGTCCAGCGAGGAGACCGGGGACGAGGACATGCTTGAGAACACCAAGTTCCTCCAGCCTCACACGCACGTGATCTCCTTCCAGAAGAGGCAGGCACTAG TGACGTACCTGGAGAACAACAAGGCCGGCATCACCGTGTTCGGGTTCACGCTGGACCGGTCATACCTCCACACGATATTCATGCTCGAGTGGACGCTCTTCTTGTGGCTGCTGGGGAAAACAGTCGGTTTCTCGTGA